The Funiculus sociatus GB2-C1 genome window below encodes:
- a CDS encoding ROK family protein: MRTIVVNREVIGIDLGGTAIKLGRFREDGTCLQSFSVATPQPATPEAVMEAIASAISRLDPQKCAIAIGLGTPGPADAAGRIARVAINLTSWHDVPLAEWLEAKTGLPTVLANDANCAGLGEAWLGAGRHYRDMILLTLGTGVGGAIILDGKLFVGNQGAAGELGLITLNPDGPVCNSGNQGSLEQYLSVPAIRRRTGLEPEELGKLASSGDAEALKFWESYGRDLGVGLASLIYVLTPQAIAIGGGVSASAEFFFPAVLGEIERRVLPSSRAGLQLLKAELGNSAGMVGAAKLAWGKANC, translated from the coding sequence GTGAGAACGATTGTGGTGAATCGGGAAGTAATTGGTATCGATTTGGGGGGAACGGCGATTAAGTTGGGGAGATTCCGCGAGGATGGGACTTGCTTGCAGTCTTTTAGTGTGGCGACACCGCAACCTGCGACGCCGGAAGCGGTAATGGAAGCGATCGCATCCGCCATTTCCCGCCTCGATCCCCAAAAATGCGCGATCGCTATTGGTCTTGGCACCCCCGGCCCCGCCGATGCTGCTGGTAGAATTGCCAGAGTAGCGATTAATCTCACAAGTTGGCACGATGTTCCCCTGGCAGAATGGTTAGAGGCAAAAACTGGTTTACCGACAGTTCTTGCTAATGATGCCAACTGTGCTGGTCTAGGAGAAGCTTGGTTAGGGGCAGGTCGTCACTACCGCGATATGATTTTGCTGACACTGGGAACTGGTGTCGGTGGTGCGATTATTCTGGATGGTAAGCTGTTCGTCGGTAATCAAGGTGCTGCTGGCGAGTTGGGATTAATTACTTTGAACCCAGATGGCCCTGTGTGTAATAGTGGCAATCAAGGTTCTTTAGAACAATATTTATCAGTACCAGCTATTCGCCGCCGCACTGGATTAGAACCAGAGGAACTAGGTAAGTTGGCTTCTTCAGGCGACGCAGAGGCTTTGAAATTTTGGGAAAGCTACGGACGTGACTTGGGTGTTGGGTTGGCGAGTCTGATTTATGTTTTGACACCGCAAGCGATCGCAATTGGCGGCGGCGTTAGTGCGAGTGCAGAATTTTTCTTCCCAGCTGTTCTGGGAGAAATTGAACGGCGAGTGCTGCCTAGTTCTCGTGCTGGTTTGCAGCTGTTGAAAGCCGAGTTAGGCAACTCTGCTGGAATGGTGGGTGCGGCAAAACTGGCTTGGGGAAAAGCTAATTGCTAA